GCAACGACGGTTTCTGCGCGCGAGTTTCCAGCCACGCCAGCAGCGTCTCCGTCAGCGTGATGCGACTGCTCCACAGCAACGCCTTGCGTCGATGGGTCCAGGGGCGATCGGCAATCGGTGCGCCGGCGAGATTGACGATCGCATCCAGCGGCTCTTCGCCGAGGTCCTCCAGATTCGCAATCCCGCGCACTTGCGGGCCGCAGATCTGCGCGACCTTTTCCGCGCGGCGACTCCACACCGTCAGGCGATGGCCCTGCTCCAGCCAGTGTCGACAGAGCTGACGTCCTATCAAACCAGTACCGCCGGTCAGCAATATGTGCATGACATCTTCCTCGCGTGGCGTTTAACCCGGATCACTAGTCTATTTTTATAGGCAGGGATCTTTTCTATCGGGCAGGCTCTATGGTTTAACAATAGGCCAAGCTGTCAGAACGAGAACGCTAGAAGTTATACCAAAAAACAGAATTGTACAGGTTTCATCGACGGCGTAGTCTGTACAGAAAGGTAAACGAGGCCCCTATGACTGTACCTATCGCAATCATCGGCACCGGCATTGCCGGGCTCTCCGCCGCCCAGGCTCTGACAGAGACCGGGCATACCGTTCAACTGTTCGATAAAAGCCGCGGCAGCGGCGGGCGCATGTCGAGCAAGCGCAGCGACGCTGGCTCGCTGGACATGGGCGCTCAATACTTCACCGCGCGCGATCGGCGCTTCGTCACCGAGGTGCAGCGCTGGCAGAGCCAGGGCTGGGCCGCCGAGTGGACGCCGCAGCTCTACACCTTCCAGGGCGGGCAACTGAACATGTCGCCGGACGAGCAGACCCGCTGGGTCGGCACGCCGCGCATGAGCGCCATCACCCGCGGCCTGCTCGATGGCCTGGATGTGCAGTTTGCCTGCCGCATCACCGAGGTCTATCGCGGCGAAGAGCACTGGCATCTGCAGGACGCCGACGGCTGCACCCACGGCCCCTTCAGCCACGTGGTGATCGCCACGCCGGCACCGCAAGCCACCGCGCTGCTGGCCGCCGCGCCGAAACTCGCCGGCGTTGCTGCCGGGGTAAAAATGGAGCCAACCTGGGCCGT
This genomic interval from Pseudomonas koreensis contains the following:
- a CDS encoding NAD(P)/FAD-dependent oxidoreductase codes for the protein MTVPIAIIGTGIAGLSAAQALTETGHTVQLFDKSRGSGGRMSSKRSDAGSLDMGAQYFTARDRRFVTEVQRWQSQGWAAEWTPQLYTFQGGQLNMSPDEQTRWVGTPRMSAITRGLLDGLDVQFACRITEVYRGEEHWHLQDADGCTHGPFSHVVIATPAPQATALLAAAPKLAGVAAGVKMEPTWAVALAFETPLDTPIEGCFVQDSPLDWLARNRSKPGRDSTLDTWVLHATSAWSRQHIDLSKEAVIEHLHGAFAELLHSAMPAPTFSLAHRWLYARPATGHEWTTLADADLGLYACGDWCLSGRVEGAWLSGQEAARRLHEHLQ